A segment of the Cydia splendana chromosome 16, ilCydSple1.2, whole genome shotgun sequence genome:
AAACGAAACGTAGGCGGTGACTCACGCGTTCGAGGAGACTACTCTGTAACTCCCGGTTTCAAAAGTAACTCAAACAATCTttctgaaattaaaaaacagaGCTGTCAAATATGTGTGTCACTGTCACTTAGGGTTTTGAGGATACacggaaacgtcaaattacAAAGGATATTCAAAACTTTCAATCTTCTTTTCTATCAAAAAAACTATTGGGCCGAACGGAACTCAAAGAAACGTAAGTGCAAATCGTTATTTTTCCTAGCTGGACTTATTATTTAAAACAGCACTTCTGGTATCGTCCGTAACTCGAGCTTTGTTTACAAGCAGTTTCGCGATCGCCTCATTAATTCAGTTACGTCGCAAATATTCTCACGGTATTTCCTCTTTCCTCAGGGTCACCTGTCATGGGCCGCGCGACACAAAGGAGCGCCAGCTGAGTCGACGCAATGAAGAAGGTGGTGCTGTTTAAGGGCGTGTCGGAGGAGTACGAGCGCGCCTTCCGCGAGCACAACTACGAGGCGATCTTCGTAGAGCCCCTGCAGTTCACGTGCGTGAACCTGGAGGCGCTGGGCACGGCGCTGCGCGGCGAGTATGCGGGGCTGGTGCTAACGAGCGCGCGCGCGGCcgaggcggcggcgcgctgctgGGACCCCGCGCGCTTCGTGACCTGGAGCGCGCGCCGCGTCTACACGGTCGGCGACGCCACCGCGCACAAGATCAAGCTCCTGCTCGGCCTCGAGGCCCTAGGCACCACTGCCGGCAATGCTGAGAACCTCGCTAAGATCATTGTGAAAGAAAATCCCACCTCTAGCAAATTCCTGTTCCCCTGCGGAAATTTACGATCTGAAACCCTCCCGACCATCCTTCAATCTAAAGGTATTTTGGTAGACTCACTAACTGTTTATGAGACTAAGGAGAATGACAATTTAAAAGCTCATTTGATGGAGCTGGATGGGTCCGCACATGACCCGTGCTGTATGGTGTTCTTCAGCCCTTCGGGCTGTGAGTACATCCACCGGCAGCTGCAGACGTTCAGCAACCGGCTGACGGACCTGCCATATTTTGCCATTGGGAACTCCACTGCACATAAGATTGAGAATTTGGGTGTAGAGATTGCGGGAGTGGCCGAGAAACCCCGCGCTGAGAGTGTGATAGAGTCGGTACAGAAGTATTTTGCTGCAAGTACTAGTCGTTAGTGGCACTATTAGTGAACAAACAAGTAGTGACCATTCACCCTTTAACACGTTGGCTGCCCACCATACTACACCTACAGTATTGCTCCACACTTGGAAATTGAAGTGAGCTTTTGATCCCACCAGTGATGCTCTTGGCCACACAGAGAAGATTATGTGATCCCACCGGTGATGCTCATGGCCACACAGAGAAGATTATGTGATCCCACCAGTGATGGCAGCCAACATGTTAATGGTCCAGATTAAAAAATACATGATTCAAGCCTCATTGCCTCATTAAAGTCCTAAAAATTCTGcctaagaaaaaaatatgatgtTATATCTAAGTGTGCCCTATAAGGGGTTAAATGATTcgcccatagtctaataaaacatggtcttctcttcccagagtgacacgggcctacgtcacaacaacatagccactatatatagcgctatcgcatattatcatatagcgctgtcgcatgatgaagtaggttaggtgacctagaaaagacgggaagagagtaccaggcggagtatattattataccatggattgGCCTACTTACTTCTTTTGGAAATATGAAAAGTGCAATAAAAaggtaaatatgtatataaaagaCTGATATATATAATCTGGTGGCTATATAACAGCTTTCAAATTTGCATTTTTGTGAAAGGGGTATccaatttcaattaaaaatagaTTATTAACAGATAAATTAAACAGTAATTATAATGAAAAAACTCAAATATTACAGGCCATAAATTGAACATTAAATGAATTATTATAGCTCTTATGAATAAAGTATTTCCAGTTCAATTATTTAGAAATAATAAGCATTAGGTGTTggtattgttatattttttattgtttgttataTAACACATGTACAAATTTTTCATAAAAGAATattaaaagtggtaacagtagTTTGGTATTCACTTCACCCACATTACTATTCTAGTCACAGTGGACCCACCTGCGTAGGTACTGTCTAGTGTTGCTTAACGCAAGCAGGCACTATTGTAGTAGTTCCCTTCCCTACAATAAATTAGCGTAATAAAGTATTGAGAGTAGGTACGAGTACTAGTACGTGCTAATAGATACATTCCTAATCGAATGCGCTATCTCCAGCTGCAGTGAAGTTTATTGATATACACTTAACAAGCCTAACCAACTACTTAAACTTAATTATATACTAGGTAGGTAATACTTAGAAGAGTTTGTTTCACTTTCACTAGGTACACATTCTGTAAGTCATTCATTAAACACTATAAAAGTTCAAACTGCCGTCGTCGCGTCTCGGGCATCTCATATGTAATGAGCGCGTTCCCTTGCAACTTACAGCTCCTGCCACTGCACTCGTGGTTCGGTGATTTGCCAGACATATTCTGTTGAGGCTCGCTGCAGCTCCCAGGCGGGCTAACTAATACGAGTATCTTGCACGCGGCCGAGGTGTGCGCCCTGTCAGACATCAACGTCCTGTGGAGGCTCACGACGCGGCTCCCACGCCGGCCCGCGCGCCTCGTCCCATCGTCGCGTCACCGCCGCGTATGTCACCACGGCACCACCGACGACTAGTGCCGCGTTGCACGCTGCTAGCGGCTGGAAACCAAGGATATATTTTAGGTTATCCTACTTACAATACCTACGTAAAAATTATAGTGCATAGTGCACCTACATCAGAAAAGGGGATCTATGCAAGTTTTCCAATGCAAATCTCATAAAGCAACGCTTTATcctgtatttaaagctctgaaGGTAAAAGGAAATTGTCCAACCCAACAAACTTGTCGCTTAATTAACTTATATTGTGTCAATTGTGTGTAGTGTAGGTGTGAAGT
Coding sequences within it:
- the LOC134797941 gene encoding uroporphyrinogen-III synthase-like is translated as MKKVVLFKGVSEEYERAFREHNYEAIFVEPLQFTCVNLEALGTALRGEYAGLVLTSARAAEAAARCWDPARFVTWSARRVYTVGDATAHKIKLLLGLEALGTTAGNAENLAKIIVKENPTSSKFLFPCGNLRSETLPTILQSKGILVDSLTVYETKENDNLKAHLMELDGSAHDPCCMVFFSPSGCEYIHRQLQTFSNRLTDLPYFAIGNSTAHKIENLGVEIAGVAEKPRAESVIESVQKYFAASTSR